In Vanrija pseudolonga chromosome 4, complete sequence, a single window of DNA contains:
- the draG gene encoding ADP-ribosyl-[dinitrogen reductase] glycohydrolase, with translation MTINTDRALGAVLGSAAGDALGASYEFQPAVLPPTPIAWRAGGAGPWERGEWTDDTAMAIPLLDELAAGADLRTDAALGRVVLRWLDWSKGAKDVGIQTRRVFGALERQLERQSFGAGADDTTADTAHVARLCKVAAGQIHDVTGRSGGNGSLMRTGPVALGYLGDEGSGGAEATAAAARAQSDLTHFDADTGDACVLWSLAIRHAILTGEIDLYAQLSALPADRAEIWRGRIKDAEGLEPHQIKNNGWVAAAFQAAWSAIVRGSSLVDVLERAVRAGDDTDTVAAIAGSLAGAKYGASALPKLWTDELHGWPSERAADLEAKVLLVVRRE, from the coding sequence atgacAATCAACACCgaccgcgccctcggcgccgtgctgggctcggcggccggcgacgcccTGGGAGCAAGCTACGAGTTCCAGCCGGCCGTGCTGCCGCCTACGCCGATCGCgtggcgcgcgggcggcgcggggccgtgggagcgcggcgagtggaccgacgacacggccatGGCGAtcccgctgctcgacgagctggcggcgggggcggacCTGCGcaccgacgcggcgctgggccgCGTCGTGCTCCGCTGGCTCGACTGGTCAAAGGGCGCAAAGGACGTGGGGATCCAGACACGCCGCGTgttcggcgcgctcgagcgccagctcgagcggcagagtttcggcgccggcgccgacgacacgaccgCGGACACggcgcacgtcgcgcgcctgTGCAAGGTCGCCGCGGGGCAGATCCACGACGTGACTGGCCGCTCGGGCGGCAACGGGAGCCTGATGCGCACTGGGCCCGTCGCGCTGGGGTatctcggcgacgagggcagcggcggcgcggaggccactgccgccgccgcgcgcgcacagtCCGACCTGACGCAtttcgacgccgacacgggGGACGCGTGTGTGCTTTGGAGCCTTGCGATCCGGCACGCGATCCTCACCGGCGAGATCGACCTGTACGCCCagctgtcggcgctgcctgCCGACCGGGCAGAGATCTGGCGCGGCAGGATaaaggacgccgaggggctCGAGCCCCACCAGATCAAGAACAACGGCTGGGTCGCCGCTGCCTTCCAGGCTGCGTGGAGCGCCATCGTGCGCGGgagctcgctcgtcgacgtgctcgagcgcgccgtgcgcgccggcgacgacacggacacggTCGCGGCCATCGCCGGCTCgcttgccggcgccaagtacggcgcgagcgcgctgccAAAGCTCTGGACCGACGAGCTGCATGGCTGGcccagcgagcgcgccgccgacctcgaggccaaggtctTGCTCGTGGTGCGCAGAGAGTAG
- the gpi11 gene encoding Glycosylphosphatidylinositol anchor biosynthesis protein 11 translates to MSDAPPARQPAQSARAAAKGTFRLAPYFQSLSYLTLLLGAGVVALPRSSDFFATSGAPQQQQRSSRDRPEHPWLTPITANPTHTLGWEVAGLVLTIGWWSRKMAAWWGATPDAKRLKETVVSTLGVALLFHLFIVLLGAPLVDKWRDTALLALHLTLLGATPIVYALGVPSIHDDGIAARYRLTRIVCQWAPENAAERALSFGLAGTVVGAWVGAIPLALDWDRPWQSYPLTPMIGSIVGFIVASYASWAISAYASLSTDVSKYVSATTPKPKAAAAAAPKKRKGKAQ, encoded by the exons ATGTccgacgccccgcccgcaAGGCAGCCAGCGCAGTCAGCCCGCGCAGCGGCAAAGGGCACGTTCCGCCTGGCGCCATACTTCCAATCACTGAGCtacctcaccctcctcctcggcgctggggtGGTCGCGCTGCCCCGCAGCTCCGACTTCttcgcgacgagcggcgcgccgcagcagcagcagcgctcgAGCAGGGACCGCCCGGAACATCCCTGGCTCACGCCGATCACGGCCAACCCCACGCACACGCTCGGGTGGGAGGTGGCCGGGCTCGTGTTGACGATCGGGTGGTGGAGCCGCAAgatggcggcgtggtggggcGCGACGCCTGATGCCAAG CGCCTCAAGGAAACCGTCGTGTCgaccctcggcgtcgcgctcctcttcCACCTGTTCattgtcctcctcggcgcgcccctGGTCGACAAGTGgcgcgacacggcgctcctcgcgctccatcTCACGCTGCTGGGCGCCACGCCGATCGTgtacgcgctcggcgtgccgtccatccacgacgacggcatcgcCGCGCGGTACCGCCTCACGCGCATCGTGTGCCAGTGGGCGCCGGAGAacgctgccgagcgcgcgctgtccttcgggctggctggcactGTTGTCGGCGCTTGGGTCGGCGCTATCCCTCTTGCGCTCGACTGGGACCGTCCGTGGCAG tcATACCCCCTCACGCCCATGATTGGCTCCATCGTCGGCTTCATTGTCGCCAGCTACGCCTCCTGGGCCATCTCGGCCTACGCCTCGCTCAGCACCGACGTCAGCAAGTATGTCTCGGCAACgacgcccaagcccaaggcggcggccgctgccgcgcccAAGAAGCGCAAAGGCAAGGCGCAGTAG
- the mtd1_1 gene encoding Methylenetetrahydrofolate dehydrogenase [NAD(+)], with protein MSTRVQHNLPTLLPPAMSRSSSSSTITLIPSTPPAHKDAFFDSPLVVTTPSLPDYPVFTEKCRDLSALKITKPIKAVFKDALAGLDRPLRIVGLLATSDSGCHMYADMTARACKQAEVVFDKVDLSAAEDDYDDSASFAAVRAKIVEINDDLTVDGLIVYFPLFDAVRDAELRALIAPRVDVEGVHPESLERSYDHPPSTVEELTANPAAATVYPCTALAVVRALQSNEVGIYNSYASVGDRFRGKTVTVVNRSETVGRPLAGMLANDGARVYSVDIDSTHVYERNGGDRHSVSVHPEVKPSLASLLAESDIVVTAVPGSSFKVPTIALRPGAICIDLSELGNFEADVRDRAGMYAPRLGSVTILMLKVNAFVLRMQHQ; from the exons ATGTCCACCCGCGTGCAGCACAACCTCCCCACGCTCCTCCCGCCTGCAatgtcgcgctcgtcgtcgtcgtcaaccaTCACCCTCATCCCCTCCACTCCCCCAGCCCACAAGGACGCCTTCTTCGACTcgcccctcgtcgtcactaCCCCCTCGCTGCCCGACTACCCCGTCTTTACTGAAAAATGCCGCGACCTCTCCGCACTCAAGATCACAAAGCCCATCAAGGCCGTCTTCAAGGACGCCCTCGCGGGCCTCGACCGTCCCCTGCGcatcgtcggcctcctcgccacctcgGACTCGGGCTGCCACATGTACGCCGACATGACGGCCCGCGCGTgcaagcaggccgaggtcgtgtttgacaaggtcgacctctcggctgccgaggacgactaTGACGACAGCGCGTCGTTCGCGGCTGTCAGAGCAAAGATTGTCGAGATCAACGACGACTTGACGGTCGACGGTCTCATCGTCTACTTCCCGCTCTTTGACGCCGtacgcgacgccgagctgcgtgcGCTCATCGCACctcgtgtcgacgtcgagggtgTCCACCCCGAGTCGCTTGAGCGCTCCTACGACCACCCCCCGTCcaccgtcgaggagctcacggccaaccccgccgcggccaccgtCTACCCAtgcaccgcgctcgccgtcgtccgcgcGCTCCAGTCCAACGAGGTTGGCATCTACAACTCGTACGCGTCGGTCGGAGACCGATTCCGCGGCAAGACGGTCACGGTAGTTAACCG ATCCGAAACTGTTGGCCGTCCACTCGCAGGCATgctcgccaacgacggcgcCCGCGTGTATTCTGTCGACATTGACTCGACGCATGTGTACGAGCGCAACGGTGGAGACAGACATTCCGTGTCTGTCCACCCCGAGGTCAAGCCCTCGCTCGCGTCTCTGCTGGCAGAGAGCGACATTGTCGTGACGGCCGTGCCTGGGTCTTCATTCAAGGTGCCCACCATCGCGctccgccccggcgccaTCTGCATCGACCTGTCCGAGCTCGGCAACTTTGAGGCCGATGtgcgcgaccgcgccggcATGTACGCGCCACGACTAGGCTCGGTCACCATCCTCATGCTCAAGGTCAACGCCTTTGTGCTGCGAATGCAGCACCAGTGA
- the NOP7 gene encoding Pescadillo, with protein MAKIKKRGESGAAKNYVTRNQALKKLQISLSDFRRLCILKGIYPRDPLHKKRANKGSSAPASFYYYKDIQYLLHEPLLVKFREHKAFAKKLARAVGRGEWGLAKNLEASKPVTRLDHLVKERYPTFTLALQDMQDPLNLVHLFSTLPTNPIPGKTLVPTEVIAECSRLINEWKVWAIRTHSLRKVFLGVKGVYYEAEVPGHSGDLIKVRWLESYEFQQHVPHDVDFRILLTFLELYRTLIGFVLFKLYTEENLVYPPPLDVAQDAAGETVGAFRLVENKATGAAGAKGVSKKAVKRAIQGLAARAVTVEDEDVEMEEEAEAEDEDFVERPSKAAEVEDVGPAAPLPTYTSLVASSAPTTSRSQLLFAPYTFYLSRETSSRTWEFVIRALGGKVVTSLTAPSLENAPGADSITHVLIDRPMTDERRRELEAGRKWTWVQPQWVADCVNRGKVLATAEYAPGQLLPPHLSPWDGEGEAERPWLGIGTTTEGGEEAAAEEAEEEEDEEDEDEDEAAPEFPPALLESAKNPSDASLLHAAELEAEANGTSHAAFKAQLKEATKLHGSAAKAQAKANGRPDEDLRKIMMSNKKAKLYEKMKYSNAERAAEAEKLETRRKEIAKRKRKEAKK; from the exons ATGGCCAAGATCAAGAAGAGGGGAGAGTCCGGAGCGGCCAAGAACTACGTCACGCGTAATcaggcgctcaagaagctccAGATCTCGCTGTCCGACTTCCGTCGCCTGTGTATCCTCAAGG GTATCTACCCTCGTGACCCTCTGCACAAGAAGCGCGCCAACAAGGGttcgtcggcgcccgcctCGTTCTACTACTACAAGGACATCCAGTACCTCCTCCACGAGCCGCTCCTTGTCAAGTTCCGTGAGCACAAGGCGTTCGCCAAgaagctcgcgcgcgccgtcggccgtgGCGAGTGGGGCCTGGCCAAGAACCTCGAGGCTAGCAAGCCCGTCACCCgtctcgaccacctcgtcaaggagCGCTACCCCACGttcacgctcgcgctccaggACATGCAGGACccgctcaacctcgtccaCCTGTTCTCGACCCTGCCCACCAACCCTATCCCCGGCAAGACGCTTGTCCCGACCGAGGTTATCGCCGAGTGCAGCCGCCTGATCAACGAGTGGAAGGTGTGGGCTATCCGCACCCACTCGCTCCGCAAGGTGTTCCTCGGTGTCAAGGGTGTCTActacgaggccgaggtcccCGGCCACAGCGGCGACCTGATCAAGGTCCGCTGGCTCGAGAGCTACGAGTTCCAGCAGCACGTTCcccacgacgtcgactttCGCATTCTCCTGACCTTCCTCGAGCTCTACCGCACCCTCATCGGCTTTGTCCTGTTCAAGCTCTACACTGAGGAGAACCTCGTctacccccctcccctcgacgtcgcgcaggACGCCGCTGGAGAGACTGTTGGCGCCTTTAGGCTCGTTGAGAACAAGGCGACTGGTGCTGCGGGAGCCAAGGGCGTGTCCAAGAAGGCCGTCAAGCGCGCCATCCAGGGcctggccgcgcgcgccgtcaccgtcgaggacgaggatgtcgagatggaggaggag gctgaggctgaggacgaggacttTGTTGAGCGGCCatccaaggccgccgaggtcgaggatgttGGACCTGCCGCTCCCCTCCCGACCTACACCTCTTTGGTGGCCTCGTCTGCCCCCACAACGTCGCGCTCTCAGCTGCTCTTCGCCCCCTACACCTTTTACCTCTCGCGCGAGACGTCGTCAAGGACATGGGAGTTTGTCATCCGTGCGCTCGGTGGCAAGGTCGTCACCTCGCTCACGGCTCCTTCCCTGGAGAACGCGCCCGGAGCCGACAGCATCACGCACGTTCTCATCGACAGGCCGATGACCGACGAGCGGAGGCGagagctcgaggccggcagGAAATGGACCTGGGTGCAGCCCCAGTGGGTCGCCGACTGCGTCAACCGCGGAAAGGTGCTCGCTACGGCCGAGTACGCTCCTGGACAGCTCCTCCCCCCTCACTTGAGTCCTTGGGAcggtgagggcgaggccgagcgcccCTGGCTCGGCATTGGCACGACAacggagggcggcgaggaggccgctgccgaagaggccgaggaggaggaggatgaggaggatgaggacgaggacgaggccgctCCCGAGTTCCCTCCCGCACTGCTCGAGTCGGCCAAGAACCCGTCTGACGCTTCGCTTCTGcacgcggccgagctcgaggccgaggccaacggcACGTCGCACGCTGCCTTCAAGGcccagctcaaggaggcgACCAAGCTGCACGGCAGCGCAGCCAAGGCtcaggccaaggccaacggcCGACCCGACGAGGACCTGCGCAAGATCATGATGTCCaacaagaaggccaagctctACGAGAAGATGAAGTACTCGAACGCGGAGCGCGCAGCCGAG gccgagaagctcgagaCGCGCCGAAAGGAGATtgccaagcgcaagcgcaaggaggcgAAGAAGTAG
- the INT6 gene encoding Eukaryotic translation initiation factor 3 subunit E, protein MGRDKKIANAMKRSEEHRKARRAKEQVKLKRRMELRKAEKGEGGEELKKERLAKNIPRTIDNTRVYDQSSYLTADPAALRAAEERAAEASRLVNAPVEEDEGMDEDEDEDGDDEEEEDEEDAVKPSAKGKGKAVEEGDEEEGDDAEGGDDAEEGAEEEAEAEEEQPAPIPTGPPRILITTSPGPSKPTYAFCDDLKSIFPGGEFFKRPKGRGFELGRVARWGAKRGFQAVVIVNEDHKAPNAITLINLPAGPTAYFKLSSVQLGSEIYGHARPTAHSPELILNGFTTLLGNAVGRMFGTLFPPLPQFRGRQVVTLHNQRDFLFFRRHRYAFTSATSAKLQEIGPRFTLKLRWMRKGLPSVRAGDGRMPSGGDAGAEDEYAVEDDSETEAQEKMDEDEAAAEFATGKAPPKNTTPSGQAIPALDEEQEYEWKWKKLIPQLDRQLALPLLDHLEASGLFPAVQVTKAEYDLVKGTNMVDYIEELYEKAKSQGATVEAKDFQKLRDDATVRYKTLQEAARPIMKVIEDPEAVDKLKSNVDKEKNLELLKAEYNISLEQINALYHFGQYQYSLGAYADAANFLYHFLIFSPSVELNTSAHWGKLASNILNGEWEAALADIKDLRDLIDNPHSQAQAKPLTQLQARTWLLHWSLFVFFNLGEGQGCQSLLEMFLSPAYLNTIQTSCPHLLRYLVAAAIISRRAPKPAGSRSNRDHVKDLTRIVQMEEYQYSDPVTAFLKDLFADFDFDKAQQRLAVAESVVRSDFFLNNFADEFVENARWLVSEIFCRIHQRIDISDLSKTLNLSNEEGEKWIVNLIRDSRMGVDAKIDLKSNMLHISRPHTTPTATLIETTRGLAFRSQAIQYAMQNTSEQRSGERGERGERGGRGGRGGRGGRTGGDRQSRPAPAAAAESAPAGEVAA, encoded by the exons ATGGGTCGCGACAAGAAGATTGCCAACGCCATGAAGCGGTCAGAGGAGCACCGCAAGGCGCGGAGGGCCAAGGAGCAGGTCAAGCTCAAGCGCCGCATGGAG CTtcgcaaggccgagaagggagagggaggcgaggagctcaagaaggagcGTCTGGCCAAGAACATTCCTCGCACGATCGACAACACGCGTGTCTACGACCAGTCCTCGTACCTCActgccgaccccgccgctctTCGTGCTGCCGAGGAACGCGCCGCCGAAGCTTCGAGGCTAGTCAACGCTcctgtcgaggaggacgagggcatggacgaggatgaggacgaggacggtgatgatgaggaagaggaggacgaggaggacgccgtcAAGCCCTCTgcgaagggcaagggcaaggctgtggaggagggcgacgaggaggagggcgacgacgcggagggTGGTGACGACGCTGAGGAGggcgcagaggaggaggccgaggctgaggaggagcagccAGCTCCCATCCCCACCGGCCCTCCTCGCATCCTTATCACCACGTCTCCTGGACCCTCCAAGCCGACCTACGCGTTCTGCGACGACCTCAAGAGCATCTTCCCCGGCGGCGAGTTCTTCAAGCGGCCAAAGGGACGAGGattcgagctcggccgtgtcgcgcgaTGGGGAGCGAAGCGTGGCTTCCAGGCTGTTGTCATTGTCAACGAGGACCACAAGGCGCCAA ATGCCATCACCCTCATCAACCTGCCTGCTGGCCCTACCGCCTACTTCAAGCTTAGCAGCGTGCAGCTGGGCTCTGAGATCTAC GGACATGCCCGACCAACGGCCCACTCTC CTGAACTCATTCTGAACGGCTTCACGACGTTGCTGGGTAACGCCGTCGGTCGCATGTTTGGCACCCTCTTCCCCCCTCTCCCTCAGTTCCGCGGTCGCCAGGTCGTCACCCTGCATAACCAGCGCGATTTCCTCTTCTTCCGTCGTCACCG ATACGCCTTCACCTCGGCGACTTCTGCCAAGCTGCAGGAAATCGGTCCTCGATTCACCCTGAAGTTGCGATGGATGCGCAAGGGTCTCCCATCCGTCCGTGCTGGTGACGGCCGCATGCCTAGCGGTggtgacgccggcgccgaggacgagtacgcCGTGGAGGACGACTCGGAGACCGAGGCGCAGGAGaagatggacgaggacgaggctgccgccgagtTTGCTACGGGCAAGGCGCCTCCCAAGAACACGACACCAAGTGGCCAGGCTATCCCTGCtctggacgaggagcaggagtACGAGTGGAAGTGGAAG AAGCTCATCCCCCAGCTGGACCGCCAGCTGGCCCtgcccctcctcgaccacctcgaggcCTCTGGCCTCTTCCCCGCCGTCCAGGTGACCAAGGCCGA GTATGACCTCGTCAAGGGCACCAACATGGTCGACTACATCGAGGAGCTGtacgagaaggccaagaGCCAGGGCGCGACCGTCGAGGCAAAGGACTTTCAGAAGCTCCGTGATGACGCGACTGTCCGTTACAAGACCCTCCAGGAGGCTGCCCGCCCGATCATGAAGGTCATTGAGGACCCCGAGGCTGTTGACAAGCTCAAGAGCAACGTTGACAAGGAGAAGAACCTCGAGCTCTTGAAAGCCGAGTACAAC ATCTCGTTGGAACAGATCAACGCGCTTTACCACTTTGGCCAGTACCAGTACTCGCTCGGTGCGTacgccgacgctgccaaCTTCCTCTACCACTTCCTCATCTTCTCGCCCTCTGTCGAGCTCAACACGTCGGCTCACTGGGGCAAGCTTGCGTCCAACATTCTCAACGGAGAGTGGGaggccgcccttgccgacaTCAAGGACCTCCGTGACCTGATCGACAACCCCCACTCGCAGGCCCAGGCCAAGCCCCTCACGCAGCTCCAGGCCCGCACCTGGTTGTTGCACTGGTCGCTGTTCGTCTTCTTCAACCTTGGAGAGGGCCAGGGCTGCCAGAGCCTGCTCGAGATGTTCCTCTCGCCCGCCTACCTCAACACCATCCAGACCTCATgcccccacctcctccgctacctcgtcgccgctgccatcATCTCGCGCCGTGCCCCCAAGCCGGCCGGCAGCCGCTCGAACCGCGACCACGTCAAGGACTTGACGCGCATTGTCCAGATGGAGGAGTACCAGTACTCTGACCCCGTCACCGCCTTCCTCAAGGACCTGTTTGCCGACTTTGACTTTGACAAGGCCCAGCAGCGTCTGGCCGTTGCCGAGAGCGTTGTCCGCTCCGACTTCTTCCTCAATAACTTTGCCGACGAGTTTGTTGAGAACGCCCGTTGGCTCGTGTCCGAGATCTTCTGCCGTATCCACCAGCGCATCGACATTAGCGACCTGTCCAAGACGCTCAACCTGTCCAACGAGGAGGGTGAGAAGTGGATTGTCAACCTTATCCGTGACTCGCGTATGGGTGTCGACGCCAAGATTGACCTCAAGTCGAACATGCTCCACATCTCGAGGCCGCACACGACACCCACGGCCACGCTCATTGAGACGACTCGTGGCCTTGCGTTCCGGTCGCAGGCCATCCAGTACGCAATGCAGAACACGTCGGAGCAGAGGTcaggcgagcgcggcgagcgcggtgagcgtggcggccgcggtggccgtggtggacGTGGCGGACGAACGGGCGGCGACCGCCAGTCGCGACCAGCCCCAGCGGCTGCTGCCGAGAGCGCGCCTGCGGGCGAGGTTGCTGCCTAG
- the pfh1_0 gene encoding ATP-dependent DNA helicase pfh1, with protein MPSILTSSRSGQSGLSRVNSFKREWGNDGADHQPSSSASRPYEWSPSPERPKRENVAKLEPGVKREPPARLEYGAKPAVMPLPIPVSKPDDNLTPAERRRKAILAAMNENAPVVLAPAPAQALPSLDDDADVPAIRLKRPMPWDSSFPLSWVRRLAPFDLPFLSCPADDRRPTKKVVSRSGSSSSTSSAAPKKNAKPHIPMVSIRAKLCLSSEQQEVLRMVVQEGKNIFFTGSAGTGKSVLLRHIIDGLKKKWKATDAVAITASTGIAACNIGGVTLHSFGGAGLAEGDIQAVVKRVRMNKKAAARWTRTKALIIDEVSMVDADLFDKFNKIARVMRKKDIPFGGMQIIVTGDFLQLPPVTRGTEPRFCFEATTWEESLDQQVVLTQVFRQKDQRFVDMLNEMRYGKLSRESIAAFHGLSRPLSNDDGIEATELFPRREDVERANTQRLRALNTDSWSYQATDAGVANLDQRQKLLSSFMAPHMIEIRKDAQVMLIKNTTETLVNGSMGKVIGFCHQSEFRVSGANQWIPPGEDDGLEDVPDDKKEQLRDILKAKINPNAKPYPVVRFNVPGGGFQDAFVQPDSWKTELPNGEVQASRSQVPLILAWAMSIHKAQGQTLEKVKVDLGKVFEKGQAYVALSRATSLEGLEVQGFRADKVIAHPKVVRWNNKLQTLGGGSSVL; from the exons ATGCCTAGTATACTCACGTCCTCTCGAAGTGGACAAAGTGGCCTGTCTAGGGTCAACTCTTTCAAGCGCGAATGGGGAAACGACGGCGCAGACCATCAACCATCaagctcggcatcgcgccCGTATGAGTGGTCACCAAGCCCCGAGCG CCCCAAGCGAGAGAATGTTGCCAAGCTCGAACCTGGAGTGAAACGAGAACCCCCCGCCAGGCTCGAGTACggcgccaagcccgccgtCATGCCGCTGCCCATTCCTGTCTCCAAGCCCGACGACAACTTGACCCCGGCTGAACGCCGTCGCAAAGCCATCCTCGCAGCGATGAACGAAAATGCGCCGGTGGTTCttgcccctgcccctgcccaGGCATTGCCTTCCCTtgacgatgacgccgacgtaCCAGCGATTCGTCTCAAGAGGCCGATGCCTTGGGATTCTTCCTTCCC CCTTAGTTGGGTTCGCCGGCTGGCACCATTTGATCTCCCGTTTTTGAGCTGTCCCGCTGACGATCGAAGACCTACCAAGAAGGTCGTCAGCCGGTcaggctcgtcgtcctcgaccagcAGTGCTGCGCCCAAGAAGAACGCCAAGCCTCACATCCCTATGGTCAGCATTAGAGCCAAGCTCTGCTTGAGCTCTGAACAACAGGAGGTTCTCCGTATGGTGGTGCAAGAGGGAAAGAACATCTTCTTCACCGGTAGTGCGG GAACCGGCAAGtccgtcctcctccgtcACATCATCGACGGCCTGAAGAAGAAGTGGAAGGCAACGGACGCTGTAGCCATCACTGCCTCAACCGGCATTGCAGCCTGCAACATCGGTGGAGTCACACTGCATTCCTTTGGTGGCGCAGGACTCGCAGAGGGCGACATCCAGGCAGTTGTGAAGCGGGTCAGGATGAACAAGAAGGCGGCAGCCCGTTGGACGCGCACCAAGGCTctcatcatcgacgagg TTTCCATGGTGGACGCCGACTTGTTCGACAAGTTTAACAAGATTGCCCGCGTCATGCGCAAGAAGGACATTCCCTTTGGCGGCATGCAGATCATTGTGACTGGCGACTTCCTCCAGCTTCCTCCGGTCACCAGGGGCACTGAGCCGAGGTTCTGCTTCGAGGCCACCACCTGGGAAGAGTCTTTGGACCAGCAGGTTGTCCTGACCCAAGTGTTCCGTCAGAAGGACCAGC GATTTGTCGACATGCTGAACGAAATGCGCTATGGCAAGCTATCGCGCGAGTCTATTGCCGCTTTCCACGGGCTCAGCCGCCCACTGAGCAACGACGATGGCATCGAGGCCACCGAGTTGTTCCCACGCCGTGAAGATGTTGAACGAGCCAACACGCAGCGCCTGCGAGCTCTGAATACCGACAGCTGGTCGTACCAGGCAACGGATGCCGGTGTGGCCAATCTCGACCAACGGCAGAAACTCCTGTCTAGCTTCATGGCGCCTCACATGATTGAGATCAGGAAAGATGCTCAGGTCATGCTTATCAAGAACACCACCGAGACTCTGGTCAACGGCAGTATGGGCAAGGTCATCGGCTTCTGTCATCAGTCAGAGTTTCGAGTCTCGGGCGCCAACCAGTGGATTCCGccgggcgaggacgacggcctTGAAGACGTTCCCGATGACAAGAAGGAGCAGCTCCGCGACATCCTGAAGGCGAAGATCAACCCCAACGCCAAACCGTACCCCGTGGTGAGGTTCAACGTTCCTGGCGGTGGTTTCCAGGACGCGTTCGTGCAACCCGATAGCTGGAAGACGGAGCTGCCAAATGGCGAAGTTCAGGCGTCTCGTTCCCAGGTCCCGCTTATTCTGGCGTGGGCCATGTCGATTCACAAAGCGCAGGGACAGA CGCTCGAAAAGGTCAAGGTGGACCTTGGCAAGGTGTTTGAGAAAGGGCAGG CGTATGTCGCGCTGTCGCGAGCAACGTCGCTTGAAGGCCTCGAGGTACAGGGCTTCCGTGCTGACAAGGTCATCGCCCACCCCAAGGTCGTGCGGTGGAACAACAAGCTGCAGAccttgggcggcggcagcagtgTGTTATAG